The Streptomyces noursei ATCC 11455 sequence CAACCTAGCCAGATCCGGACTCCACCGGCGGCGTACCTCGGTGATCCGGTCGATGTCAGCCCGGAGTCGATCAGCGAGGTCGCCCGCGCTGTCGTAGAGGTGTTTTCCGAACAACGCGGTGTTCATGCCAGTACAACGGTCCTTTCACTTGCCCGTCACCTGACCGGGCGACCAGTGGTGAGGGGACTGTTGACGGGCAGGTCGGAGTGAAGTGGGTCGAGGTGTCCCGCGCGGAGTTCCTCCCGGGTTCGTGAGCGCTGGATTTTGCCGCTGGTGGTCCGGGGCACGGTCATCGGCCCGACGATGACTATCTGGACGGCGAGCCGAAGTTCTTGGGCGAGGCGTTTTCTGATGAGCTCGGCGAGGGCTGCGGGAGCGCGGCCGTTGAGGTGGAGGGGGCGGACCTCCTGGACCACCATGATGTGTTCGCGGCCGGTGGCGTCGGGCAGAGCGAAAGCGGCGCAGGGTCCGGTTGCCGGGTCGGTCGTCTCGCTGATGCGTTCGATGTCCTGGGGGTGGATGTTGCGGCCGTTGACGATGATCAGGTCTTTGGCGCGGCCGGTGACGTACAGCTCGCCGTCCTGCAGGAAGCCGAGGTCTCCGGTGCGCAGGTACGGGCCGTCGCCGTCGGCAGTGCGGGCGGCGAAATGTTCGGCGGTGGCTCGTGGGTTGCCCAGGTAGCCGGGAGCGACGCTGTGGCCGCGTACCCAGATCTCGCCGATCTGCCCGTCTTTGACCGGATGCGAGTTGGCCGGGTCGACGATCCTGACGTCCATACCGGCGGGTCGGCCGCTGGCGACGAGTTCGACGCCGTCCGGTGCGGGCACGGCTGCACCTGCTTCCAGGGCGTCCCGGTCGAAGCGTCTCATGGTGGGTCCGTGGCCGCAGGGGGTGCCGGTGACCATGAGGGTGGCTTCGGCCAGGCCGTAGCTGGGGGCCCAGATTTCCGGGCGGAAGCCGATGGGGGCGAGTCTGCGGGCGACCGCGTTCAGGATGTCGGCGCGGACGGGCTCGGCGCCGCTGAGCGCGAACCGTAGGCTGCCCAGGTCCAGATCCGGGTCCATGTCGGTGAGTTGACCGGTCTTGAGGCTTCGCAGCAGCCATTCGTAGCCGAAATTCGGGGCGAGTGTGTAGAAGGCCCGGTACCGGCTGATCATCTGGAGCCACAGCAGCGGATGGGCGATGAAGGACACTGGGGAGCAGAAGACGAGGTTGCCGTAGCTGGCGATCGGGCTGAGCAGCATGCCGACCAGGCCCATGTCGTGGTAGTGCGGGAGCCATCCGGCGCCGGTCGGCGACGGGTCGTGGCGCAGCTCGTCCAGGATCTCCTCGGGGAGCAGGTTTTCCCTGATCGACAGCAGGTTGTGCAGCAGGTTGCGGTGGCTGATGACGACGCCGCGCGGCTCGCTGGTCGAGCCCGAGGTGTACTGGACGTAGGCGGCGTCGGAGAGGTGCAGCGAGAGCGGGGACCAGGTGTCCGGGGCCGGCGGGACGGTCCCGTCGGTCGCAACGCACTCGACCCGCCGTGCCGGGCCGAGACCGTCCAGCCAGGAGCCGAGTGCCGGCTGGTGTGCGGTGTCGCTGAGGATGAGGCCGACATCGGCGTCGTGGATGATGCCCTCGGCGCGTTGCAGGGCGCGCCGGTCGGTGTCCGGCAGCGGGGCGGGGATGGCGATCCGCCCGGTGTACAGGCAGCCGAGGAAGGCGGTGAGGAACTCCATGCCGGCCGGGTACATCAGCATGACGTGCGCGCCGGGCGGCGTGTGGTCGGTCAGCCAGGCTCCCATCGCGCGGGCTCGTGCGTCGAGCTGGGCGTATCCGAGGCGTTCCACCTCGACGAGGTCGCCGCGGACGCTGTCCACCCGCGCGTACCAGCGGGTGTCGCCGAGAAGCCACATCTTCTCGCGCAGGAACCGGATGAGTTCACTCACCGCCGGCTCCGATCTGCCCGGCCAGGGCCTGTTCGACGTGGTTGAGGACGGCGCCGACGGTGTGCAGTTCCCAGGCGACCTCGTCGGGGATGCGCACGGCGAACCGCTCCTCGGCGATGACGGTCATCCGCACCAGGACCAGGGAGTCCAGCCCGAGGTCCGCGACGAACGCGGTCTGTTCGTCGACCTGTTCGGGATCGATGCCGCCGAACTCGGCGAGCATCTTCTTCAGTTCGGCGAGGATCTCGGCCCGGTTCACCGCGCCGCCTCCTTTCGCGTGGCGTCCCAGGCGGTGGGCAGGACGCTGAGTCCGCGCTCGAACATGCTGGGCCGCCATCGTGGTGTGCCGTCCAGCCGGAGTCCGGGCAGGCGCCGTAGGACGGTGGTGATCGCGGTCTCGGCGGTCATCCGGCCGATGTGGGCGCCCAGGCAGTAGTGGGCGCCGTGGCCGAAGGCGAGGTGACCGGGGGTGGGTCGGCGCAGGTCGAGGCGGTCGGGGTCGGGGAAGCGTCCGGGGTCCCGGTTGGCCGCGCCGATGCACAGGAACAGGGACTCGTTCGCGGGGACGGTCACGTCGCCGAACTCGACGGGTTCGAGGGTGCCGCGCCAGCTGGTGAAGGGCAGGGGGCTTTCGTGGCGCAGCAGCTCGCCGATGGCCGTTGCGATCAGGGAGGGGTCGTCGCGGAGCGCGGTGAGCTGGTCGGGGTGGGTGAGAAGGGCGTGCAGGCTGTTGCCGACACTGTTGATGCTGGGGTCCTGGCCTGCCACGAGCATCATCAGGACCTGGCCGTGCAGTTCGTCCTCGCTGAGCAGGCCGTCTTCGTCCCGGGCCCGGACCAGCAGCGAGATCAGGTCGTCGCCCGGGGCTCGGCGCTTCTCGGCGACGGCAGCCCGCACGAACGCGTCGACCTCGTGGGCGAGCGCCGCCACGTAGGGCACGTCGTTGTTCCACTCGGCGGTACGCCAGATCATTGCCCGCAGATGGTTCATCTGCGGCGGAGTGGCGCCGAGCACGGAGAACAGGACGTTGCCGCCGAGCGGATAGGCGACGGCCGCCATGAGGTCGCCGCGGCCGCGGTCCACGATCTGGTCGATCCGGTTGTCGACGAGGCGCTGCACCCGCGAGCGCCACTGCTCCTGGCGGGCGGGCGTGAAGAAGGGCTGCATGATGCGGCGCAGTTCGCCATGGCGCGGGTCGTCACTGTCCAGCAGGTGCACGAAGAGCCGCTCGCGCAGTTCGGACGGCCAGTGCCGCAGCCACATGACGCCCGCGGGGATGCGCTTGCTGTCGCAGGTCACGCGCGGATCGGTGTGGGCCTTGCGGACGTCGTCGTAGCGGGTCAGCAGCCAGCCCGGACCGTCCGGGCTGACGATCCGGCTGACCGGCCGGTGCTCTCGCAGCCAGTGCAGCGTCGGGTAGGGGTCGTGCTGGAACGCCTCGGTGAACGGGGCAGGCAGACCGCCGGGCAGCTGATCGGGGGGCCAGTTGGGCGGGTACTCCCGGGCTGCCTCGACCCGGGGCCTTGGCTGTGCCGGGACGTAGGGGCTCGGATCCTGGGCCGGTGACGGACTGTCCTGCGCGATGGACACGCCTTGGAGCCGGCTGGTGCGCAGCATCGGGTAGTTGAGTTCTCCGAACCGGTCGCCGCTCAGGCCCGGGCCGCCGTGATTGGACAGGTACGGCACCCCGGCGAGGTGGGAGTCGTTCACCCGCAGTTGCCCGCAGGAGCGGATGTCGCGGACGAAGCGGTCGATGACCTGCGGCGTCTGTGTCCACAGCGAGTTGCGCAGGCCGTAGGCGCCGGAGGCGACGAACGACAGCATCTCGGTGAGGAGTTCGTCGTCGGGGGCCTGGTGGGGGACCGCCAGGGTGAGCAGCGGGAAGAACGTCTCGTCGCGCACCGAGCGGAGCTTGGCGGCGAAGGACAGCCCGTCGGCCCTCACGAGCGCCGGCTCCGCGAACACGGCGACGTCGCTGTCCTGGCCGTGGACGTCCAGGTGACGTCCGCCGGTCAGGACCCGGGCGCCCGCCCGCCGGGCGTCAGCGAGCGTGGCGTCGTATCCGGCGGTGCTGGGCGTGGCGGCCAGCACCACCCCGGGGTCGTCCGGGAAGCCGGGCCGCAGCGTCCTCACCCGTTCGCACAGCCGGTCGGTGAGCGGGTCGGCGATCTCGGGATGGACGAGCGCGATGTTGGGCGCGCAGCAGATCTGGCCGCTGGCGTGGTAGGACTCCAGCAGCGCTTCGACGGCCTGGTCGAGCGGCGCATCACGCCACACCACGACCATGTCGTTGCCGCCGAGTTCCAGGATCGGTTTCTTGCCCGCCGCGAGGCAGGCTTTCTCGAGTTGTTCGCCGCGGATCGAGTCGCCGAAGTACAGCACGTCGTCGACCAACGGGCTTCCCAGCCAGGTGTCCAGTGCCTGGGCCGGGTCGGTGCACAGCGCCGACAGGACGCCGGGCGGGGCGCCGGCTTCGGTGAGCGCGGGCAGGGCGATGCGTTCCAGCAGGTACATGGCGGCGATCGGCGCGTGCCGGGACAGCCGCACCACGAGCGCGTTGCCGGCCAGCACGGACTGGAAGGCGGCGCCGGCACTGAGCGCGGGGGTGTTCTGCGGCGGCTGTACGCACACCACACCGTCCGGTACCCGGCGCAGCACCACCGTCCGGCCTTCGGCGGTCTGCTGTGCCTGCATCTGCCGCAGGCACCACTCGGTGGTTTCGGGCCCGAAGAAGGTGAGCAGGTTGGCGACTTCCATCCGGGCCAGCCGGACGGGGTGTCCCTCCTCGACCAGGAGCCCGGTCAGCGTGTCGGCGTGTTCCCGCAGCCGCGCCCGGAACGTCTCGGCGAGGGCCGCGCGCTGGCCGGGTGGGCTGCCGCCCCACTCGGTGGCCGCCTGCCGGGCGGTGCGCAGCGCGGCCTGCATGTGTTCGGGTCCGGCGAGGGCGCAGCGCCCCAGGATCGTCTCGGGATGGGCGTCGGGGCCCATGCGTCCGGCGTTCAGCGCGTTGCGGTAGCAGGTGGCGCCGATGGGATCGTCGATCAGCGCGCTCGCGCGGATTGAATAGACCCACTCGGTGTGGCCGCAGGCGGTGACGCCACCGATGAGAGGGCCGAAGCTGAGCGTGCCTGGGGCCGAGTCCGCCACCGGGCCGTGAGGTTCCTGACAGGTCACCATGACGGGCCTTTCTTTCAGCTGTTGGCGGTGTCGGTGGCACGGACGCCGAGGCGCAGCAGCACGTGGCGGGACAGATCGGTGAGGGTGAGGCCGCCCTGGAGAAGTTCCATGGGCGGGATCTCTACATCGATGCGTTGCCGCAGCATGGTCAGCAGCTCGGCGCCCATCAGGGAGTCCACACCGAGGTCCTGAAGCGGCAGCCTCGGATCGAGGCGTGCGACGTCGGTCTGCAGAACGCCGGCCAGCAGCTCTGCGAGTGTGCCGCTGACGAATTGCAGTGCCTCGTCCGCGGTGAGTCCGGCCAAGGCGGCCAGGAGGTCCTCGCGGGTATGCCCGCCGAGATCACCGCCGGCGGGGAGCAACGCCGCCGTACGGGGAGCGGCCAGGGCGGGCAGCAGGGTGCGCAGCCGCGCCCAGTCGTAGCGGCCGATACCTGCGACGGCAGAGCCGGACGCCGCCACCGTCCCCAAGGCCGCCAGTGCCTCACGGGAGCCGAGCGAGGCCATGCCGAGAGCCTCCAAGACTGGCCCCAGGCCCTCGCGGGCGACATAACCGCAGTCCCCGAGCGCGCCCCAGGCCACGGCGAGGGCCGGCCCGACGCCGTGCCGTTGCCGGGCCAGTGCTTCCGCGAACAGGTTCCCACCGCCGTAGGCGGACTGCTTGACGTTGCCGACGGCCGCGGTGCCGGAGGAGTACAGCCAGAACAGCCTCAGGTCGCGTTCCCGGGTCAGGGTGTCGAGGACTGCCGCCCCGGCCATCTTGGGGGCCAGGACCGTACGGATCCGTTCGTCGGTCAGTTCGGTGAGCGGGGCGTCGTCGAGCGTCATGGCCGCATGGACGACACCTGCGAGCCGGTGCCCGGTGGCGTCGATGCGGCCGATCACCTCGGTCATGGCGTCGGTGTCGGTGACGTCGGCTGCGTACGGCGTGGCGGTCACGCCCCGCGCGGCCAGGTCGGTCAGCACGGCGGCTGCCTCGGGGCTGTCGGCGCCCCGGCGCGAAACCAGGGCAAGGTGGCGGGCGCCGCGGTCGGCGAGCCAGCGGGCGGTGGCGGCGCCGAACCCGCTCAGCCCGCCGGTGACCAGGTAGCTGCCGTCCGGGTCGAGCCGGGGCGGCTCAGGACGGGTGCGGACGGCAATCGGGCCGTCCTGCGGATCGAGGCTCACCACGACCTTGCCGACGTGCCGGGAGTGCTGCAGCAGCGTGAACGCCTCCTTGACCCGCGGGGCCGGATACACCGTGTGCGGCAGCGGCCGGTACCGGCCGTCCGCCACTCGTTCGGCCACCTCGGCCAGCAGGCGCCGACCGGTGTGGAGCCCCGCCTCGTCGGACAGCAGGGCGGTGACGTCGACGCCGAAGAAGGCGATGTTGCGGCTGAACGGCCGCATGAGCAACGGCTTGTTGGCGTAGATGTCTCGCTTTCCGAGTTCGATGAACCGGCCGCCGGGCCGCAGTGTCTCCAGTCCTCGGTCGATGGCCTGCCCGGCCAGCGAGTTGACCACCACGTCGACCCCGCGCCCACCGGTGATCCCCAGCACCTGGTGGGCGAAGTCGAGGGTGCGTGAGTCCAGTACGTGTTCGACGCCCAGCGCACGCAGAAGATCTCGTTTGGCCGGGCTGCCGGCCGTGGCGATCACGGTGGCGCCCACCAGGCGGGCGTACTGGACGGCGGCCAGCCCCACCCCACCCGCGGCACCGTGTACCAGCACGGTCTCCCCCGCCGTCAGGCGCGCCAGGTCATGCAGTGCGTAGTGGACGGTCAGGAAGGCCACCGGGAGGGTCGCGGCCTCCGCGAAACCGAGGCCGTCGGGGATCTTGACCACGGCCGGCGCGGGAGCCACCGTGTGCGAGGCCAGACTGTCCGGCACGGCCGCACACACTCGGTCCCCGACCGTCAGGTCGCCTGCTCCTTCGCCGACGGCCGTGACGATCCCGGCGCACTCGAGGCCGGGCCTGTTCTCGCCGAACGTCCCCTCGGCGGCCTCGGGCGGCAGCAGACCGGTCGCCAGCATGATGTCCCGGTAGTTCAGCGCCGCGGCACGCACCGCGATCACCACCTCGCCGGCCCCGGGAGCGACGGGCCTAATCCGCGCCCAGACCGGCTCGTACGACAGACCGGGCGCCGGGATCTCCAGGGCGAAGGGACCGTCGCCGCTCGGCTCGTCGTACTCACCGCAGGGCAAAGCCCGTTCACGGGGTACGAAACGGCCGTTCGAGGTGAGCACGATCTCGTCCTCGCGTAGCGCCACGCCTTCGCCGTCGTCTTCAGCGGGCGAGGTGAGGGGTTGCAGGAGTTCGTGGGCCAGCCGGTGCGCGTCGGCGGCCGGGTCGCCGAGTCGTTCCAGCGACAGCCTGGTCACCCGTAGACCGGGGTGTTCGTTGGCGAGAGTGCGGGCCACGCCCCAGGCGGCGGCGTCCTGCGGCTGGGCGGCACGTTCGGGTGCGGGCAGCGCGCCGCTGGGCCGGGTCACCAGCCACAGGGCAGGGCGCACTCCCTTGGGGAGGTCCTGGCAGGCCGCGGCCAGCGCGCCCAGCGTGGCCGTGCGTCGTACGGCCTGGCTGAGCATCGCCTGCGGGTCGGCCGGGGCGTCCCCGAGCAGAAGGACCACGGCAGGATCTCCGTCGCCGGTGAGCGATGCCGACCAGACTGCCGGGGCGACGGGCATGGGTGCCACCACAACCGACCGCGTACCGGGCCCGGCGAGCAGGGCGGCGAGGTGCTCGGCCAGCGGCGTCTCCGGTTCGCTCTCGGTGGCCACGATCCACCGCGTGCCCTCGTCCGGCCGGGCAGGCGCGGGCAGAGCGGTTTCCCGTGCGGCTGCCGAGGCCAGCAGCACCGAGGCGAACCCCCCTGCCTCCCCGATCGTGTCCCCCAGACAGACGGCGTCGGACAGGCCGCACCCACCCAGCACATCGAACCACTGGTCCCGGCTGAGCAAGGGCGAATCCTGCCGCAGTTCGTCGTCGTGATCCCAGAAGCTGCGCAGTCCGCCGAACAGCGGCAGCAGAGAATCCGTGTCGTGAGTCTCCAAGGCCAGAAGTCGGCCACCCGACGCCAGTAGCGCCCGCACGCGGTCAA is a genomic window containing:
- a CDS encoding aldehyde dehydrogenase family protein, giving the protein MVTCQEPHGPVADSAPGTLSFGPLIGGVTACGHTEWVYSIRASALIDDPIGATCYRNALNAGRMGPDAHPETILGRCALAGPEHMQAALRTARQAATEWGGSPPGQRAALAETFRARLREHADTLTGLLVEEGHPVRLARMEVANLLTFFGPETTEWCLRQMQAQQTAEGRTVVLRRVPDGVVCVQPPQNTPALSAGAAFQSVLAGNALVVRLSRHAPIAAMYLLERIALPALTEAGAPPGVLSALCTDPAQALDTWLGSPLVDDVLYFGDSIRGEQLEKACLAAGKKPILELGGNDMVVVWRDAPLDQAVEALLESYHASGQICCAPNIALVHPEIADPLTDRLCERVRTLRPGFPDDPGVVLAATPSTAGYDATLADARRAGARVLTGGRHLDVHGQDSDVAVFAEPALVRADGLSFAAKLRSVRDETFFPLLTLAVPHQAPDDELLTEMLSFVASGAYGLRNSLWTQTPQVIDRFVRDIRSCGQLRVNDSHLAGVPYLSNHGGPGLSGDRFGELNYPMLRTSRLQGVSIAQDSPSPAQDPSPYVPAQPRPRVEAAREYPPNWPPDQLPGGLPAPFTEAFQHDPYPTLHWLREHRPVSRIVSPDGPGWLLTRYDDVRKAHTDPRVTCDSKRIPAGVMWLRHWPSELRERLFVHLLDSDDPRHGELRRIMQPFFTPARQEQWRSRVQRLVDNRIDQIVDRGRGDLMAAVAYPLGGNVLFSVLGATPPQMNHLRAMIWRTAEWNNDVPYVAALAHEVDAFVRAAVAEKRRAPGDDLISLLVRARDEDGLLSEDELHGQVLMMLVAGQDPSINSVGNSLHALLTHPDQLTALRDDPSLIATAIGELLRHESPLPFTSWRGTLEPVEFGDVTVPANESLFLCIGAANRDPGRFPDPDRLDLRRPTPGHLAFGHGAHYCLGAHIGRMTAETAITTVLRRLPGLRLDGTPRWRPSMFERGLSVLPTAWDATRKEAAR
- a CDS encoding fatty acyl-AMP ligase: MSELIRFLREKMWLLGDTRWYARVDSVRGDLVEVERLGYAQLDARARAMGAWLTDHTPPGAHVMLMYPAGMEFLTAFLGCLYTGRIAIPAPLPDTDRRALQRAEGIIHDADVGLILSDTAHQPALGSWLDGLGPARRVECVATDGTVPPAPDTWSPLSLHLSDAAYVQYTSGSTSEPRGVVISHRNLLHNLLSIRENLLPEEILDELRHDPSPTGAGWLPHYHDMGLVGMLLSPIASYGNLVFCSPVSFIAHPLLWLQMISRYRAFYTLAPNFGYEWLLRSLKTGQLTDMDPDLDLGSLRFALSGAEPVRADILNAVARRLAPIGFRPEIWAPSYGLAEATLMVTGTPCGHGPTMRRFDRDALEAGAAVPAPDGVELVASGRPAGMDVRIVDPANSHPVKDGQIGEIWVRGHSVAPGYLGNPRATAEHFAARTADGDGPYLRTGDLGFLQDGELYVTGRAKDLIIVNGRNIHPQDIERISETTDPATGPCAAFALPDATGREHIMVVQEVRPLHLNGRAPAALAELIRKRLAQELRLAVQIVIVGPMTVPRTTSGKIQRSRTREELRAGHLDPLHSDLPVNSPLTTGRPVR
- a CDS encoding acyl carrier protein: MNRAEILAELKKMLAEFGGIDPEQVDEQTAFVADLGLDSLVLVRMTVIAEERFAVRIPDEVAWELHTVGAVLNHVEQALAGQIGAGGE